In the genome of Aequorivita sp. H23M31, the window TTAGGATTAACTTTCTATCTTGGTAAACACGATGTACATGCTGATTGGGCACCAGATGCTCCGCTAAGTGATGAGGTTTTGGAAGATATCGAGGCAAGAATTGCTAAAATTGAAACTGACATGATTGACTCTGACCAGGATGGTGTGCCAGATTATCTAGACCGCGAGCCAAATACAGTATCTGGAGTTGCAGTCGACACTAAGGGTCGTGCTATTGACTTAAACAACAACGGAATTCCAGATGAACTTGAAGCTTCACTAAATAGAATGTATGTTTCTAAGGCTGATAGAGAATCTGAAGAGGGTACTGCATACTCAAATGCCATTAGACACTTGATAGATAGTGGTTACGTTAATGTTTACTTCCAATTCAACAATGACCAACCGGAAACTTATTCATTGGATGCTATCAATTACCTTGTTAAGTATATGAAAGAGAATCCAGCCGCAAATGCTGAGCTAATTGGTTATGCAGATGAAATGGGCGATGCAGCATACAATCAGAAGCTTTCTGAGAGAAGAGCGAAAAGAGTTTACGATATTTTGTTAGCAACTGGAGTTGATCCAAGTAGGTTAACCCATAGTGGTGGCGGTCAAGATAAGAGTGTTGATAAAGACTCAAAGGATGCTAGACAACTTGTAAGAAGAGTAACATTCAAATTGAAATAATAAATTTAGAATTTCTCATAACAAAAAAGGCCTTCGTAATTGAAGGTCTTTTTTTTGTGATTTATTAATTTCCGTTGGACATCTTCGTATGTTCCATGTTTAATTAAATTTATTCTTTCCTGCACTTACACCGCAAGAATTTTATGTAATGAAATGCTGGAGGAATAGGGATTTTTACCACCAAACAACGAAAAATTTTTCTATTTTGAGATTGGTCTTCTTATATATCAAGGGAGATTTGAAATTTAGAAGTTGTTCTTCTATTCTTTGGATTATTTGGGGGAAAGAATACCACTCGCTAATATTTTCCAGGGGAAGAAGCCACTCTTTTTTGTGGGGTATGGCATATAAAGCTGCTTTGTCTTCTTTTAAATCGTCAGTTCTAATCCAATGGCCGACAATGCAATCGTTGTAATTCTTTGGAAGATGAATACGATCCATTTTAATTGGTAAAAAGAGAAACGCTTTTAAACATAACTTCTGTTCGGTAGGAATTTCGATTTTCAAATCCTTTAATTTCTGTTGCGTTTCCGGAGCATGAATTAAGGGAAATTGCTGCTCTTTTAATTTCTCCAACTTATCTATCAGTCGATCTTTTCTATTGGGTCCGATCCATTTTTCTTCTTCGGAAATGCCCGCGGTTTCATCATATAAATAGAATTTACAAGCCAATTCTATATGCAAAACATTTTGGGTTTTTAAATCTCGGACTATATAATCCAGCTCACCCAAAGTTTGATTGCTATCGTGTATCTGAAGATTTGAAGTCAAAAGTTTATAGATTTTTGAACATTTCAAAAATGCCTCAAAACAGGCTTCAGCTTGCATGCCGAGCACTGAATTCATTGGAAAATTGAACTGGCATCCAACAATTTCTTCTTCTAAAAAATCGAAATCTTCATAGGGATATTTTTCCGAATTAATTTTTAAATCGGGAGCATTTATAAAATTTTGTAGAATGTTAGCCAGTCTGATACTTACCGTTTTAATTCACTTTCATACTTAGAAATCCATTGGTCTACAGAAAATTTACTGGAAAGTTCACCCAATAACTCAAAAGGAATGTCATCCATTTTTTTAAAGCGGACGCAGCTTTTTCCCATATCCAGTTTTCCTTTTGCGAGTTTTGTATATGCTTCCGTAAACCATTGCATCAACTCTGGATCGCTGTAAATCCCCATATGGTAAAATCCTATATGATTTTTCAATGAGGAAATGCTTATAAAAGGAAGTGCGTCCGACGGCTTGCAGTGATAGCCATCGGGATAGATACTGTGTGGCACTACATAGCTTATCATTCCGTATTGAATGGTTTCCTCAAAACCCTTCGGAAGATTTTTTTTAATGGTTTTACGTAGCTTTTGCATTACTTCCTGTCGTTCTTCAGGCAACGCACCTATGTAATCGTCTGGAGTGATTTCTTTAAATACCATCTTCTGTGGGTTATTAATTAAAGGTTGACATTTTGAATCAATAAAAAAATCCACCTCAAATCCCAGATTTTTAATCCGTATTTGTGAACCTTAATTTAAATGTACAACAATTTTAAATTTGAGCAGAGATGAAGAACAATTAGTGCAATAAATATCTTTTATTAAATAATTTCAACTCTGAAATGTCCACGCATTCAACTCTGAAATGTCCATGCAATAAAACGACTTTGCTTATTCCCCTGTTCCATTTCAACAATTTTCACTTCTGAAGGCTGGGTTTTATTGATTGCGCGTTTTATACTTTTCAGATTTTCCTTTCTTGAGACAAGGGCTGTAAACCATTTCACTTGATTTTTAAAATGAAGACTTTCTTCAGACATATTTTTAATAAATCCTTCCTCGCCACCTTTATACCATAACTCGTTGCCCAGCCCTCCGAAGTTTTGAGTCCGTTCTTTTTTTATTCCCAGATTTTGGACCTTGCGTAAGTTACTTTTTACTGCATCAGTTCTGTTTTTAAAGAAAGGGGGATTGCAGACCACGGCATCAAATGAATCGGTTGGTTGAATGATATGTTTCAGAATGCAACTCTTAAACTCCTGATGTCGCAACTCAATATCTTTTAATGAAGGGTTTTTATCAATGATTTTCTGCGCATTATTTAGGGAATCCAGATTTACCTCGCTGGCAATACATTTCCAATTAAAATGTCGTGTGGCAAGAACGGGGTAGATTAGGTTTGCGCCCGTACCAATATCCAGCAAATGAATATCCGTTTTGGGAATTAGATCTGCTATATGAAGCAAATAATCCAATCTCCCGGGAATGGGTGGACAGAGATTGTCTTTAGGAATATTCCAATTCGTTATGCCGTAGTGCATTTTTAGCAAGGCAGTGTTTAAAGCTATAACAGCTTTATTATCGGAAAATTTTATTGTTTTGGTTCCGTATTCGTTTTCAAAAACGAAGGGTTTTAATGGTGGATACTGCTTTTCAAGAGTATCAAAATCGTAGTCTTTATTAAAAGGATTTTTCGGATGCACGAGTGGTTTTTCTGAAAGTAAAGATACCACAATCGCCGCGGTTCATATCTTTCTTAAACTATCGCTCTACATTATTGTGCAGCTTATTTAGGGCTTTGACTTCTTCGTTTGCGATAATTATATTTTTCATTGCTCTAAAGGTAATATCCTTCGCCTCGGCATACGAAATATTGTAAACTCTTTCCACGTTTCTAATTTCTTTTGGAAAACGTTCCAAGAGCGAATCGTAATAGTCATCCAGCGCTTCTTGGTTGGGCAAATTGAATTTCAGTTTCAGTTGAAATCTTCTTAACAGCGCACTATCTATTATGCTTGCATGGTTGGTGGCAGCAATGAGCAATGTGTCGTTTGGCAGTTCGTCTATCAATTGAATTACTGTATTTACCAACCGTTTCATTTCTGCGGAATCCTTGTCTTCTTGGTCGCGCAACCTTCCGATGGAATCAAATTCATCGAGGAACAAAACGGCTTTTTCGCGAATAGCTTTTTTAAATACTTCGGTAATATTTTTTGCAGTCTCGCCCAAACGGGAAGAAACAATATTTCCCACATTGAGAACGATGATTTTTTTGTCCAATGCCTGCGCGATCGCTTTGGCTGTAGTGGTTTTTCCACAACCCGTATGCCCCGCCAAAAACACCTTATTGTCAACCGGCAGCTGATATTGCTCCAATATGGGAAGATGCTTAAACTCCTTTAAAAGCTGGGCAAGCAGCGCTTTATTTTCTTCACTTAAATGAATTTCATCCAAGCCAATTGTTGTTTCTTTTGAATTCAGGATAAAATCTGATAACGCCATTTTAATGTTCTTGTATGAAGTTGCAAAAATAGGGAAGGTTTTTGGATGTGGGGTTGCTTTATCCAATGAGAAATATCAATTAGTCAATTTCATTTTCGACCAGCCTGCTGGCGGGCAAGTTTCAGTTCTCCAGGGAGCTATCCGGATCAAATTCGATTTCAAATTCGATTTAGAAATCGATTTCGATTTCCTACTGATAGCCCGCCGCCTGCAATTTAAACAACTCCGAATACAATTTGGGATTCTCCATCAATTCTTCGTGAGTGCCAAGTTCTAGAACACGGCCGTGCTGCAATACTAAAATACGGTCTGCCATTCGCACCGTGCTAAAACGGTGGCTGATGATAATACTGGTTTTGCCTTTGGTAAGAGCGATAAATCGTTCAAAAACATCAAACTCTGCTTGGGCATCCAAGGCGCTGGTGGGTTCGTCGAGCACCATAACATCTGCGTCCTTCATATAGGCGCGGGCGAGAGCTACTTTTTGCCATTGGCCACCGCTGAGTTCCTGGCCTTTGTAAAAGCGTCTTCCCAAACGCTGTTCCAGGCCTTCTGCCATGTCGTTTACTACTTGCTCGGCAAGACTTTTATTGGCTGCGTATCCTATTATTTCATCATTCTCTATTTCTGAAATATTTCCGATGGCTATGTTTTCCCGTAGGGTGAATTCATATTTAAAAAAGTCCTGAAAAATAACGCCAAAACGCTTTCGATATTCATCCACATCAAAATTATTGATGTTTATGCCGTCCAAAAGAATTTCGCCTTCGGTGGGTTCGTAAAAGCGAAGGAAGAGTTTTATAAGTGTAGTTTTACCTGCTCCGTTCTGACCTACAAAGGCCATTTTTTCGCCGGCGTTTAACTTAAAGGTCACACCTTTTAATACTTCCGTTTTGTTACCCGGATAGCTAAAGTGAAGATTATTTATTTCAAATCCTTTGACGATAGTTTTTGGCATAGGGGTTTTTGCTTCCGCAGTTTGCTCAATGCTTAAATCTATAAAGTCGAAATAATCCTGTAAGTAAAGCGCACTTTCAGAAATTCGCGTAAAGCGGGAAAAGAAACCTTGTAAGTTGCTTCGCAATCGGTTGAAGGAACCTGAAAGAAAGGTGAGTTCCCCAATGGTAATAACGCCTGCGAGCACGCGCAAAATGATATAAATATAAGCACCATAATAACTTAATACACCCAGAATATTAAAGAATGATCCATAAAGACTTTGCTTTAGCGACAACCTTTTGTTCAAATGGTAATAATCATTCGATAAATTTTTAAAGCGTTCCGCGATAAAATCGGTCAGACCGAAAAGCTTGATTTCTTTAGCAGTTTGATTATTGGCACCTATAAACCGGAGGTAATCCAACTCACGTCTTTCGGAAGTCCAACTTCGCGCCAACGAATATCGGGTACTACTGAATTTTGCTTCATTTATAAAGGAAGGAATAATGCTGATTACGAGGATAAGTATCAAAATTGGTTCAAAATACACCAATCCCGCAATCAGGGAAACCATCGAAATAAGACTTTCTGCTTGGCCCAGAGCATTACTCATCAAGCCTACGCGGCTGTTGGTTTGTGTTCTGGCACGTTCCAGTTTGTCGTAAAACTCGGGATCTTCCAGTTGGGCGATGGTAAGCTCGGCAGTTTTTCTAATTATTTTTTCGGAAGAATCGTTGGAGTAGAGATCGCCTAAAAGTCCGTCGGTAAGATTTATCAATCTTCCCAATAAGTCAGAAAGAATGGCCACGGCGAATTCGATTAAAACATATTTCCAAAGTAGCGTAAAATCCTTGTTTTCCAAGGAAACCTGAAGGATGATCTCGTCAATAATCATCTTCCCAACCCATAAAATGACCACGGGGGTAAATGCGTTTAATAACCGACTAAAAACATTCGCAAAAAAGAGAATGGGGCTGCTTTGATATATTTCCCGAAAAAACCGGGGAATGGTTTTCATAGCTTTAAAGGAATCCTTGACGCTGGTTTTCTCTTCTTTATCGGTAATGGATTTTAATTGGGGTCTTGCCATTTCTTTATTTCTAAATTCTGGTTCAGAATTTATCAAATACAAAGCTATTCTAAAAAAGTCAACAACTATCTTTGCCCAAAAATTTTTCAATTTGGCGCTTGCGGATTATACAAAGGAATTTAAATTCAATATCAAACTGGCCACACCCGTCATTTTGGGAATGTTGGGGCACCAGGTAGTTGCCTTGGTGGACAATATTATGGTCGGGCAGCTGGGCAGCGCGGAGCTTGCGGCAGTTTCCTTGGGAAATAGTTTTATGTTCGTAGCCATGTCCTTGGGAATCGGCTTTTCCACGGCCATAACCCCTTTAGTAGCCGAAGCCGATGGCGAAGGAAATCGCGAGAAGGGAAAATCTTCTTTTAAACACGGATTGTTTTTATGTATAGTGCTGGGGGTTGCGCTATTTGCCTTGGTAATGTTCTCCAAACCCTTGATGTACATTATGAGCCAACCGCCAGAAGTGGTGGATCTGGCAATGCCTTATCTCACTTTGGTCGCGGCTTCTTTGGTGCCGATGATCATCTTTCAAGCTTTTAAGCAGTTTAGCGATGGGATGTCCATGACACGTTTCCCGATGTATGCTACCATAGTGGCGAATTTGGTAAACGTGCTGCTCAACTATATGTTTATTTTTGGAAAGTTTGGGGCGCCTGAACTCGGGGTGGTAGGAGCAGCAATTGGTACGTTGGCTTCGAGAATTGTTATGGTTTTTTACTTGTGGTATTTACTGAGCCGACAAAAAAAATCCCGATTCTTCGTAGTTGGCATTAAAATTTTCACCCTGAGCCAGGCCATGCTAAAAAAGCTTTTGAATCTTGGATTTCCCTCCGCCATGCAGATGTTTTTTGAGGTGGGCATCTTTACTTCTGCAGTCTGGCTGTCTGGCATACTTGGAAAAAACCCACAAGCGGCAAATCAGATTGCTTTAAACCTGGCTTCAATGACCTTTATGGTGGCT includes:
- a CDS encoding DUF1801 domain-containing protein, with the protein product MVFKEITPDDYIGALPEERQEVMQKLRKTIKKNLPKGFEETIQYGMISYVVPHSIYPDGYHCKPSDALPFISISSLKNHIGFYHMGIYSDPELMQWFTEAYTKLAKGKLDMGKSCVRFKKMDDIPFELLGELSSKFSVDQWISKYESELKR
- a CDS encoding AAA family ATPase encodes the protein MDKATPHPKTFPIFATSYKNIKMALSDFILNSKETTIGLDEIHLSEENKALLAQLLKEFKHLPILEQYQLPVDNKVFLAGHTGCGKTTTAKAIAQALDKKIIVLNVGNIVSSRLGETAKNITEVFKKAIREKAVLFLDEFDSIGRLRDQEDKDSAEMKRLVNTVIQLIDELPNDTLLIAATNHASIIDSALLRRFQLKLKFNLPNQEALDDYYDSLLERFPKEIRNVERVYNISYAEAKDITFRAMKNIIIANEEVKALNKLHNNVER
- a CDS encoding DUF1853 family protein, with the protein product MNSVLGMQAEACFEAFLKCSKIYKLLTSNLQIHDSNQTLGELDYIVRDLKTQNVLHIELACKFYLYDETAGISEEEKWIGPNRKDRLIDKLEKLKEQQFPLIHAPETQQKLKDLKIEIPTEQKLCLKAFLFLPIKMDRIHLPKNYNDCIVGHWIRTDDLKEDKAALYAIPHKKEWLLPLENISEWYSFPQIIQRIEEQLLNFKSPLIYKKTNLKIEKFFVVWW
- a CDS encoding MATE family efflux transporter; translation: MALADYTKEFKFNIKLATPVILGMLGHQVVALVDNIMVGQLGSAELAAVSLGNSFMFVAMSLGIGFSTAITPLVAEADGEGNREKGKSSFKHGLFLCIVLGVALFALVMFSKPLMYIMSQPPEVVDLAMPYLTLVAASLVPMIIFQAFKQFSDGMSMTRFPMYATIVANLVNVLLNYMFIFGKFGAPELGVVGAAIGTLASRIVMVFYLWYLLSRQKKSRFFVVGIKIFTLSQAMLKKLLNLGFPSAMQMFFEVGIFTSAVWLSGILGKNPQAANQIALNLASMTFMVAMGFSVAAMIRVGNQKGLQQFRELRRVAISIFLLTSVLSLIFALGFILFNGDLPKIFLDYDNLALFADNHEVVKLASQLLIIAAIFQFTDGLQVVALGALRGMQDVKLPTLFTFIAYWIIGFPISYYLSMHTSLESMGIWIGLLAGLTASAIMLFIRFNYLSKKFIQLARE
- a CDS encoding ABC transporter ATP-binding protein, whose product is MARPQLKSITDKEEKTSVKDSFKAMKTIPRFFREIYQSSPILFFANVFSRLLNAFTPVVILWVGKMIIDEIILQVSLENKDFTLLWKYVLIEFAVAILSDLLGRLINLTDGLLGDLYSNDSSEKIIRKTAELTIAQLEDPEFYDKLERARTQTNSRVGLMSNALGQAESLISMVSLIAGLVYFEPILILILVISIIPSFINEAKFSSTRYSLARSWTSERRELDYLRFIGANNQTAKEIKLFGLTDFIAERFKNLSNDYYHLNKRLSLKQSLYGSFFNILGVLSYYGAYIYIILRVLAGVITIGELTFLSGSFNRLRSNLQGFFSRFTRISESALYLQDYFDFIDLSIEQTAEAKTPMPKTIVKGFEINNLHFSYPGNKTEVLKGVTFKLNAGEKMAFVGQNGAGKTTLIKLFLRFYEPTEGEILLDGININNFDVDEYRKRFGVIFQDFFKYEFTLRENIAIGNISEIENDEIIGYAANKSLAEQVVNDMAEGLEQRLGRRFYKGQELSGGQWQKVALARAYMKDADVMVLDEPTSALDAQAEFDVFERFIALTKGKTSIIISHRFSTVRMADRILVLQHGRVLELGTHEELMENPKLYSELFKLQAAGYQ
- a CDS encoding OmpA family protein, with translation MKKIILITFLFTTSLFFAQEEFSQDFNKWSIELGAGLHKPGEPAAPGYHTNTPAFGHYSLGIRYMMNNRFGVRLGLGYNRFEDGNGVPGNSLPFKSEYYRASLEGVVNFTSLLKFKSWTNSFGVLAHGGVGYSGLKAKEPIEKDGMDQMLHLIVGVTPQLKLSERFAISADLSYLTHIRQHYTWDGTMKNPNLGVGGNLVNLTLGLTFYLGKHDVHADWAPDAPLSDEVLEDIEARIAKIETDMIDSDQDGVPDYLDREPNTVSGVAVDTKGRAIDLNNNGIPDELEASLNRMYVSKADRESEEGTAYSNAIRHLIDSGYVNVYFQFNNDQPETYSLDAINYLVKYMKENPAANAELIGYADEMGDAAYNQKLSERRAKRVYDILLATGVDPSRLTHSGGGQDKSVDKDSKDARQLVRRVTFKLK
- the rlmF gene encoding 23S rRNA (adenine(1618)-N(6))-methyltransferase RlmF — translated: MVSLLSEKPLVHPKNPFNKDYDFDTLEKQYPPLKPFVFENEYGTKTIKFSDNKAVIALNTALLKMHYGITNWNIPKDNLCPPIPGRLDYLLHIADLIPKTDIHLLDIGTGANLIYPVLATRHFNWKCIASEVNLDSLNNAQKIIDKNPSLKDIELRHQEFKSCILKHIIQPTDSFDAVVCNPPFFKNRTDAVKSNLRKVQNLGIKKERTQNFGGLGNELWYKGGEEGFIKNMSEESLHFKNQVKWFTALVSRKENLKSIKRAINKTQPSEVKIVEMEQGNKQSRFIAWTFQS